The Hyphomonadaceae bacterium ML37 genome includes a region encoding these proteins:
- a CDS encoding aldo/keto reductase → MIHGLSRLGFGVSGAHGTPLVPAQTTRRLIARAFEGGVRVFDAAPAYGAGEAERRLGRALRDLPRDQVFVCTKAGIASEGVSERLRDFSPAGIETSVHASLSRLGVEGVDALFLHGPDPYELTDELFARLAALKSAGAFAALGVTGLGPELDAAIASGRFDLMMTPVHPFINAREEARLASARARGMAVIAIQSAGDTPPPRRMPRQPADLYALARALRPATPGRGRVAPVEGVRAALARAEVDTVLITTTRRAHLDAHLAACASAGGTGWARAPQAAPMAQVNLAEEAAPPEVAAPADDVTAPEPDADTALPAFAFPAPTRAAGLARLEAFTPAMGGVYAAHRNEDRGPHDRSNVSALSAHVRRRIIREDELVRAAIDAHGLEAAEAFIGEVCWRTYWKGWLEMRPSVWADYRAGLAGDLDVLKRDGAMAQRYAAAIEGRTGLDCFDAWAHELNETGYLHNHARMWAASIWIYTLDLPWRLGADWFLRHLIDADPASNTLSWRWVCGLHTPGKTYLARAGNIARFTGERFKVRAPDLAAEAPPLAVDPGHPPPVPLAPGAQPDADAPAFLLITSEDLHPESWGVEGLDLRGAATLDTSAALSPLPVGEAANAFTRAAFEDASQRAASVFGFAVSEAADMEAVIALARKAGARQIITQRPCQGPARDVLDSAAPALEAAGLTLCELRRDWDSAFFPYADKGFFRLKKAIPRVLDALGLITGAGAPG, encoded by the coding sequence ATGATTCACGGTCTTTCCCGTCTCGGCTTCGGCGTCTCGGGCGCTCACGGCACGCCGCTGGTACCAGCGCAGACCACGCGCCGGCTGATCGCGCGCGCGTTCGAGGGCGGCGTGCGGGTGTTCGACGCGGCGCCCGCCTATGGCGCGGGCGAGGCGGAACGCCGTCTGGGCCGGGCCTTGCGCGACCTGCCTCGCGATCAGGTCTTTGTGTGCACAAAGGCGGGGATAGCCAGCGAGGGTGTCTCCGAGCGGTTGCGGGATTTCTCGCCCGCCGGCATCGAAACCAGCGTGCACGCCAGCCTGTCGCGGCTGGGGGTGGAGGGCGTGGACGCCCTGTTCCTGCACGGGCCGGACCCGTATGAGCTGACGGATGAGCTGTTCGCCCGGCTCGCCGCGCTGAAATCAGCGGGCGCCTTCGCGGCGCTGGGCGTCACCGGTCTGGGGCCGGAGCTGGATGCAGCCATCGCGTCGGGGCGGTTTGATCTGATGATGACGCCCGTGCACCCGTTCATCAATGCGCGCGAGGAGGCGCGTCTGGCGTCGGCGCGGGCGCGTGGCATGGCGGTGATCGCGATCCAGAGCGCCGGCGACACGCCCCCGCCCCGGCGCATGCCCCGCCAGCCGGCGGACCTGTATGCGCTGGCGCGCGCCCTGCGTCCCGCCACCCCCGGCCGGGGCCGCGTCGCTCCGGTGGAGGGCGTGCGCGCTGCGCTGGCGCGCGCGGAAGTCGACACAGTGCTGATCACGACCACGCGGCGCGCCCATCTCGACGCCCATCTGGCGGCCTGCGCCAGCGCTGGCGGAACGGGTTGGGCCCGCGCGCCGCAGGCTGCGCCGATGGCACAGGTCAATCTTGCTGAAGAAGCGGCTCCGCCAGAGGTCGCCGCACCCGCAGACGACGTCACGGCGCCGGAGCCTGACGCTGACACGGCCCTGCCCGCCTTCGCCTTTCCCGCACCGACGCGCGCCGCCGGGTTGGCGCGGCTGGAGGCGTTCACACCCGCCATGGGGGGCGTTTACGCCGCGCACCGAAATGAGGACCGGGGACCGCACGACCGCTCCAACGTCTCAGCCTTGAGCGCGCATGTGCGCCGCCGGATCATCCGCGAAGACGAGCTGGTGCGCGCCGCCATCGACGCCCACGGGCTGGAGGCGGCCGAGGCCTTCATCGGGGAGGTGTGCTGGCGCACCTACTGGAAAGGCTGGCTGGAGATGCGGCCCTCCGTGTGGGCCGACTACCGCGCCGGGCTGGCGGGCGATCTGGACGTGCTGAAGCGCGATGGCGCGATGGCGCAGCGCTACGCCGCCGCTATCGAAGGCCGCACCGGGCTGGACTGCTTTGACGCCTGGGCGCACGAGCTCAACGAGACCGGCTATCTGCACAATCATGCGCGCATGTGGGCGGCGTCGATCTGGATCTACACGCTGGACCTGCCCTGGCGCCTGGGCGCGGACTGGTTCCTGCGCCATCTCATCGACGCCGACCCGGCGTCGAACACGTTGAGCTGGCGCTGGGTGTGCGGACTGCACACGCCGGGCAAGACCTATCTGGCGCGCGCGGGCAATATCGCCCGCTTCACCGGTGAGCGCTTCAAAGTGAGGGCGCCTGATCTCGCCGCCGAGGCGCCGCCTCTGGCCGTGGACCCGGGCCATCCCCCGCCCGTCCCGCTGGCGCCGGGCGCGCAGCCCGATGCCGATGCGCCCGCCTTCCTCCTGATCACCAGCGAAGACCTTCACCCGGAAAGCTGGGGCGTGGAGGGGCTGGATTTGCGCGGCGCGGCGACGCTGGATACGTCCGCCGCCCTCAGCCCGCTGCCTGTCGGAGAGGCCGCCAACGCCTTCACCCGCGCCGCGTTTGAGGACGCAAGCCAGCGCGCTGCGAGCGTGTTCGGCTTTGCGGTCAGCGAAGCGGCGGACATGGAGGCGGTCATTGCGCTCGCCCGCAAGGCGGGCGCGCGCCAGATCATCACCCAGCGCCCCTGTCAGGGCCCGGCCCGCGACGTGCTTGATTCGGCGGCGCCGGCGCTGGAGGCCGCCGGTTTGACCCTGTGCGAATTGCGCCGGGACTGGGACAGCGCCTTCTTTCCGTACGCGGACAAGGGCTTTTTCAGATTGAAGAAGGCGATTCCGCGCGTGCTGGACGCGCTTGGTCTCATCACGGGCGCGGGTGCGCCCGGATGA
- a CDS encoding metalloregulator ArsR/SmtB family transcription factor, which translates to MQTDLLAKLKALAEPSRLRIVSLLSQGEMTVSEIIQVLGQSQPRVSRHLKLLADAGLCERFPEGGWVFYRLVRTGPVSRLAALIEDFTDTDDPQVQRDRQRLSELKRLRAQSAERFFEAAAAQWAQIRSMHFSEGAVETELVRLVAGRRFKSHVDVGTGTGRMLELFSAQADEGMGVDLSREMLSVARAKLSEAGLSTRFVRQADASALPVEDGAADLVTVHQVLHYLSDPREAVRECARVLAPGGVLLIVDFAEHRHEALRVEHHHRHLGFPPAQVTGWLTGAGLDLKQLVTLEPEGIKGGLTVLIWAAEHRQD; encoded by the coding sequence ATGCAGACTGATCTGCTGGCGAAACTGAAGGCGCTTGCCGAGCCCTCGCGCCTGCGCATCGTGTCGCTGCTGTCCCAGGGCGAAATGACGGTGAGCGAAATCATCCAGGTGCTGGGCCAGAGCCAGCCGCGCGTGTCGCGCCACCTGAAGCTGCTCGCGGACGCGGGATTGTGCGAGCGCTTTCCCGAAGGCGGCTGGGTGTTCTACCGGCTGGTGCGCACCGGACCGGTCTCGCGGCTGGCCGCGCTGATCGAGGATTTCACCGATACTGACGACCCCCAGGTGCAGCGTGACCGCCAGCGCCTCAGCGAGCTCAAACGCCTGCGCGCCCAGAGCGCCGAACGGTTTTTCGAGGCCGCCGCCGCGCAATGGGCGCAGATTCGCTCCATGCATTTCTCTGAAGGCGCGGTGGAGACCGAGCTGGTGCGGCTGGTCGCCGGGCGGCGCTTCAAAAGCCATGTGGATGTGGGCACGGGCACGGGCCGCATGCTGGAGCTGTTCAGCGCCCAGGCCGATGAAGGCATGGGCGTGGATCTGTCGCGCGAAATGCTGTCGGTGGCGCGCGCCAAGCTGTCCGAAGCCGGATTGAGCACGCGCTTCGTGCGCCAGGCGGACGCCTCGGCCTTGCCGGTGGAAGATGGCGCAGCCGACCTCGTCACGGTGCATCAGGTGCTGCATTATCTCTCCGACCCGCGCGAGGCGGTGCGCGAATGCGCGCGCGTGCTGGCGCCGGGCGGCGTGTTGCTGATCGTGGATTTCGCCGAGCACCGCCACGAGGCCCTGCGCGTGGAGCATCATCACCGGCATCTCGGCTTCCCCCCCGCCCAGGTCACCGGCTGGTTGACCGGCGCCGGGCTCGACCTCAAACAGCTTGTCACGCTTGAGCCCGAAGGCATCAAGGGCGGGCTGACCGTACTGATCTGGGCCGCCGAACACCGGCAGGACTGA
- the pgi gene encoding glucose-6-phosphate isomerase codes for MTLATLTAHADRLASADMSGLIAQPGRDDALVVEAAGLVFDARRQRIDLEAWAGLLGAAAEARIPDAFAAMMRGDIVNTTEGRPSLHAACRNPDRLADKALADRLRDARARTAAFTDATEAPDAMDGHPLRRIINIGIGGSDLGPRFIYDALKAWRREGVEARFVSNLDPADLDDALEGAEAETTLVVIVSKSFTTQETLMNGQAARDWLAARLGEAGANARLCAATAAPDKAAAFGVDKARIFPFEDGVGGRYSLWSPAGIAIELAVGSRVYTRLLHGARVMDDHVIDAPPGANMAIAKGLVDAWNRAARRLPSRCVTAYSSRLERLPAYLQQLEMESLGKSVTHGGEALAPAHSGALVWGGRGSDLQHSVFQWLHQGQDEAPVDFIALKDAVFMEDPRARALNANLAAQGAALTTGRSGEGALAAHKAIAGGRASSTILLPGLSPESLGALVALHEHKVAVEATLYGLNPFDQWGVELGKALARDLLSGDTGGFDPVALDLARRLGLDAS; via the coding sequence ATGACCCTCGCTACTCTGACCGCCCACGCTGACCGCCTCGCCAGCGCGGACATGAGCGGCCTGATCGCGCAGCCGGGCCGCGATGACGCGCTGGTGGTGGAGGCCGCCGGACTGGTGTTTGACGCCCGCCGCCAGCGGATCGATCTGGAGGCCTGGGCCGGCCTGCTGGGCGCCGCCGCCGAGGCCCGAATCCCGGACGCCTTCGCGGCCATGATGCGCGGCGACATCGTCAACACCACGGAAGGCCGCCCGTCTTTGCACGCCGCCTGCCGCAATCCGGACCGGCTCGCGGACAAGGCGCTGGCGGACCGGCTGCGCGACGCCCGCGCGCGCACCGCCGCCTTTACGGATGCGACTGAAGCGCCTGATGCGATGGACGGTCATCCCTTGCGGCGCATCATCAATATCGGCATTGGCGGGTCGGATCTGGGGCCGCGCTTCATCTATGACGCGCTGAAAGCCTGGCGGCGCGAGGGGGTCGAAGCGCGCTTCGTGTCCAATCTCGACCCGGCCGATCTGGACGATGCGCTGGAGGGCGCTGAGGCCGAGACCACGCTGGTGGTCATCGTGTCGAAATCCTTCACCACCCAGGAAACCCTGATGAACGGCCAGGCCGCGCGCGACTGGCTCGCCGCACGGCTGGGCGAGGCGGGCGCCAATGCGCGCCTGTGCGCCGCCACCGCGGCGCCAGACAAGGCGGCGGCATTCGGCGTGGACAAGGCGCGCATCTTCCCGTTCGAGGACGGGGTGGGCGGTCGCTATTCGCTGTGGTCGCCGGCGGGGATCGCCATCGAGCTGGCGGTGGGCTCGCGGGTCTATACGCGCCTGCTGCACGGCGCACGGGTGATGGACGACCATGTGATTGACGCGCCGCCCGGCGCCAATATGGCCATCGCCAAAGGCCTGGTGGACGCGTGGAACCGGGCCGCGCGCAGGCTCCCCTCGCGCTGCGTCACGGCGTATTCCTCTCGGCTGGAGCGCCTGCCTGCCTATCTGCAGCAGCTGGAGATGGAAAGTCTGGGCAAGTCGGTGACGCACGGCGGCGAAGCCCTCGCCCCGGCCCATTCCGGCGCGCTGGTCTGGGGCGGGCGCGGCTCGGACCTGCAACACTCGGTCTTTCAGTGGCTGCATCAGGGTCAGGACGAGGCGCCGGTGGATTTCATCGCCCTCAAGGACGCGGTCTTCATGGAAGACCCGCGCGCCCGCGCCCTCAACGCCAATCTGGCCGCCCAGGGCGCGGCGCTGACCACCGGACGCTCCGGCGAGGGCGCACTGGCCGCTCACAAGGCCATCGCCGGCGGGCGGGCGAGCAGCACGATCCTCCTGCCCGGCCTGAGCCCGGAGAGCCTGGGCGCGCTGGTCGCTCTGCATGAGCATAAAGTCGCAGTGGAAGCCACGCTTTACGGTCTGAACCCGTTTGACCAGTGGGGGGTGGAGCTGGGCAAGGCGCTTGCCCGTGACCTGCTTTCCGGCGACACGGGCGGCTTCGATCCCGTTGCGCTGGACCTCGCCCGCCGTCTGGGGCTGGACGCCTCCTAG